One Zonotrichia albicollis isolate bZonAlb1 chromosome 25, bZonAlb1.hap1, whole genome shotgun sequence genomic window carries:
- the FHAD1 gene encoding forkhead-associated domain-containing protein 1 isoform X7 encodes MRAFLKSSEGCFQLKSYTTTIGSHRGADIVLQSAGVAERHAALEFSASDNSFILQDFNSPHGTFVNSCQVQNAAVRVRPGDILSFGTAGASFELVLDGAAQMSCPPLKRRVGWSGQLQAVAEPKLLTPASPLCLPSLQGQLPPNSLGRGAPRAPGHVPHLVLPRRPASARDRSAASATSMDTSSRTSALRPVSASFSGGGASSVGRAPSLGPHKVDLLLQGKQGEKLLEKEVGHLFGLQTELKGKDVVVRDLQEEIAAMAKKLAQAAMRNEAELTQKLLTFNQELGAQTEEIKALREQINDLQKSSNQVFSHSLHERDLEIGRLRRESEKLKKDQALTAGLLSNMQRELLQKEQKIQQLQQETEKLSKENREKDKQLAVVSAKCSRIKEETKHELREQELISCRNHIEELQRDLQGLQGEIQKHESVQKQLAEKAKAEEELKAAWSQQERQLREMERRERLLQSNMQRAGEQLESFKTRVMQACSPSAAGSTGKAVAEQQVIEKVRQISDENQQSHEREKSLQKELSSRLAKEREVSANIEVFKNSLQKLQACLRSPCSSASLRGELGQLELLCLDPSVSAIRTAVVDMARGPLSWLEGAEQLLDSVRMDLHTSGKGLLAALGSLLEKSQEMAQRNQMLQEQLEKLQELQAELLQEHTRELEAKHEQDLQIKIQQIVLEKDKESKQILESAVTEEKDKCKKSVEEEQRKIQELESHLRSMAEETAKRAEEQELTEGKLREALHELKQITAQEAVLQQQVLQQSQQLRAVQEENELQRQKLQEEVAGYREQSRQHSLTILALEDRLLEATQQQKVLEEEKAALVEKMEGLQCDAHSSASGAWLEICPAMESHACLRKLREELAVVQGMLLEKKAVISRLSRELSETRARMSDMRGELSEEQKVELEHSQRQLKHREWEVNQLREKLSEMSSLVEEKDQALRAAADELSQAQRHCQVLRDASQQTLENTEDAPRTPVQLSEASQREPPSALAELGAKCRGLRHEETIQRQKEGLAELRARVKMLEKRQCSGAVKSDSEPLVVWMEDLPEKIVQQRGLELEPVPVLGEKLRAGKVPDHVPNGSSFRITNSTVSLEMAEATDMGEKMVCQG; translated from the exons ATGCGAGCTTTCCTAAAGAGCTCGGAGGGGTGTTTCCAGCTGAAATCCTACACCACGACCATCGGGAGCCACAGAGGGGCCGACATCGTCCTGCAG TCTGCAGGGGTAGCAGAGCGCCATGCAGCCCTGGAATTCTCCGCCTCAGACAACAGCTTCATCCTTCAGGACTTCAACTCCCCCCACGGCACCTTTGTCAACAGCTGCCAGGTGCAGAACGCGGCCGTCAGGGTGAGGCCTGGGGACATCCTGAGCTTCGGCACCGCGGGAGCCTCCTTCGAGCTGGTGCTGGATGGGGCTGCCCAG ATGTCCTGTCCCCCCTTGAAACGTCGCGTGGGGTGGAgtgggcagctccaggctgttGCAGAGCCCAAACTCCTGACTCCTGCATCTCCTCTGTGCCTGCCCTCGCTGCAGGGGCAGCTTCCCCCCAActccctgggcagaggggcccccagagcccctggcCATGTGCCCCATCTGGTGCTGCCAAGGCGACCTGCGAgtgccagggacaggagcgcAGCCAGTGCCACCTCTATGGACACATCCAGCAGGACCTCTGCCCTGAGGCCAG TCTCAGCCAGCTTCTCAGGGGGTGGTGCCAGCAGTGTGGGGAGAGCCCCTTCCCTGGGGCCTCACAAGGTGGATCTCCTCCTGCAGGGGAAG CAgggtgagaagctgctggagaaggaaGTGGGCCACCTTTTTGGTTTGCAAACAGAGTTAAAGGGGAAGGATGTGGTGGTGAGAGACCTACAGGAGGAGATCGCAGCCATGGCAAAgaaactggcccaggcagccaTGAGGAACGAGGCTGAGCTGACCCAGAAGCTGCTCACCTTCAACCAAGAGCTGGGAGCCCAAACAGAGGAGATCAAAGCCCTGAGGGAACAG ATCAATGACCTGCAGAAAAGCTCAAACCAAGTTTTCAGCCATTCCCTCCACGAGAGAGACCTGGAGATCGGGAGGCTGCGGAGGGAAAGTGAGAAGTTGAAGAAGGACCAGGCTTTGACTGCAG GTCTGCTGAGCAACATGCAAAGAGAACTCCTGCAAAAGGAGCAGAaaatccagcagctccagcaagaGACTGAAAAACTGAGTAAGGAAAACCGAGAGAAGGACAAGCAGCTGGCTGTGGTTTCAGCCAAG TGCTCGAGAATTAAAGAAGAAACAAAGCACGAACTCAGAGAGCAAGAACTAATCTCCTGCAGAAAT CACATCGAGGAGCTGCAGCGGgacctgcaggggctgcagggggagatCCAGAAGCATGAGAGTGTCCAGAAGCAACTGGCTGAGAAAGCCAAG gcagaggaggagctgaaggcagCGTGGTCACAGCAGGAGCGGCAGCTGCGGGAGATGGAGCGCAGGGAGCGCCTGCTGCAGTCTAACATGCAGAGAGCTGGGGAGCAG ctggagtcCTTCAAGACCCGAGTGATGCAAGCCTGTTCTCCATCAGcagctggcagcacagggaaagctgtagcagagcagcag GTGATAGAGAAGGTCAGGCAGATCTCTGATGAGAACCAACAAAGTCATGAGAGAGAGAAGAGCCTGCAGAAGGAATTAAGCTCCAGGCTCGCAAAGGAGAGGGAAGTGTCTGCAAACATCGAGGTGTTTAAGAACTCCTTGCAGAAGCTCCAG GCGTGCCTGAGGAGcccctgcagcagtgccagcctgcggggggagctggggcagctggagctgctgtgcctggatCCCTCTGTCTCAGCCATCAGGACAGCAGTGGTGGACATGGCACgtggtcccctgtcctggctggagggtgcagagcagctcctggacaGCGTGAGGATGGACCTGCACACCTCTGGCAAAG GGCTGTTGGCTGCTCTCGGGAGCTTGTTGGAAAAGAGCCAGGAGATGGCACAGAGGAATCAGATGTTGCAG GAGCAATTAGAgaagctccaggagctgcaggcagagctgctgcaggagcacacaAGGGAGCTGGAAGCAAAGCATGAGCAAGACTTACAGATAAAAATCCAGCAAATTGTCCTGGAAAAGGACAAGGAGAGCAAACAG ATTCTGGAAAGCGCTGTCACTGAGGAGAAGGACAAGTGCAAGAAATCTGTGGAGGAAGAACAGAGGAAGATCCAAGAGTTAGAAAGCCACCTTAGAAGCATGGCTGAG GAAACAGCAAagagggcagaggagcaggaattGACAGAGGGAAAGCTGAGAGAAGCTTTGCACGAGTTGAAGCAAATCACTGCACAAGAG GCTGTGTTACAGCAGCAGgtgctccagcagagccaacagctcagggctgtgcaggaggaaaATGAGCTGCAGAGGCAGAAACTGCAAGAAGAGGTGGCAGGATATAGGGAGCAAAGCAGGCAGCATTCCCTGACCATCCTGGCTTTAGAGGACAGGCTGCTCGAGGCCACTCAGCAGCAGAAGgtgctggaggaggaaaaggcagCACTTGTGGAAAAGATGGAAG GACTTCAGTGTGATGCCCACAGCTCAGCATCGGGAGCTTGGCTGGAGATTTGTCCTGCCATGGAGTCTCATGCTTGTCTGAG GAAACTGCgggaggagctggcagtggtGCAGGGCATGCTCCTGGAAAAGAAGGCAGTCATCagcaggctcagcagggagctgtCAGAAACCAGAGCCAGGATGTCGGACATGAGAG GGGAGCTGAGTGAAGAGCAGAAGGTGGAGCTGGAGCACAGCCAGAGGCAGCTGAAACACCGGGAGTGGGAAGTGAACCAGCTCCGGGAGAAGCTCTCTGAGATGTCCAGCCTTGTGGAGGAGAAGGATCAggccctgagagcagcagctgatgaATTAAG CCAAGCCCAAAGGCACTGCCAGGTGCTGAGGGATGCTTCCCAACAAACACTGGAGAACACAGAGGATGCTCCCAGGACACCAGTGCAGCTGAGTGAAGCCTCCCAGCGG GAGCCACCATCAGCCTTGGCTGAGCTCGGAGCCAAGTGCCGAGGCCTCAGGCACGAGGAAACGATCCAGCGCCAGAAAGAAGGTTTGGCCGAGCTCCGGGCGAGAGTGAAGATGCTGGAGAAGAGACAGTGCTCAG GTGCTGTGAAGAGCGATTCAGAGCCACTGGTGGTCTGGATGGAAGACTTACCAGAGAAAATAGTCCAACAAAGAGGTCTTGAGCTGGAACCTGTTCCTGTGTTGGGAGAAAAACTGAGGGCTGGCAAG GTTCCTGACCATGTTCCTAATGGGAGCTCATTCAGGATCACCAACAGCACAGTGAGCTTGGAAATGGCTGAGGCGACAGACATGGGTGAGAAGATGGTATGTCAGGGATAG
- the FHAD1 gene encoding forkhead-associated domain-containing protein 1 isoform X5, whose product MRAFLKSSEGCFQLKSYTTTIGSHRGADIVLQSAGVAERHAALEFSASDNSFILQDFNSPHGTFVNSCQVQNAAVRVRPGDILSFGTAGASFELVLDGAAQGQLPPNSLGRGAPRAPGHVPHLVLPRRPASARDRSAASATSMDTSSRTSALRPVSASFSGGGASSVGRAPSLGPHKVDLLLQGKQGEKLLEKEVGHLFGLQTELKGKDVVVRDLQEEIAAMAKKLAQAAMRNEAELTQKLLTFNQELGAQTEEIKALREQINDLQKSSNQVFSHSLHERDLEIGRLRRESEKLKKDQALTAGLLSNMQRELLQKEQKIQQLQQETEKLSKENREKDKQLAVVSAKCSRIKEETKHELREQELISCRNHIEELQRDLQGLQGEIQKHESVQKQLAEKAKAEEELKAAWSQQERQLREMERRERLLQSNMQRAGEQLESFKTRVMQACSPSAAGSTGKAVAEQQVIEKVRQISDENQQSHEREKSLQKELSSRLAKEREVSANIEVFKNSLQKLQACLRSPCSSASLRGELGQLELLCLDPSVSAIRTAVVDMARGPLSWLEGAEQLLDSVRMDLHTSGKGLLAALGSLLEKSQEMAQRNQMLQEQLEKLQELQAELLQEHTRELEAKHEQDLQIKIQQIVLEKDKESKQILESAVTEEKDKCKKSVEEEQRKIQELESHLRSMAEETAKRAEEQELTEGKLREALHELKQITAQEAVLQQQVLQQSQQLRAVQEENELQRQKLQEEVAGYREQSRQHSLTILALEDRLLEATQQQKVLEEEKAALVEKMEGLQCDAHSSASGAWLEICPAMESHACLRKLREELAVVQGMLLEKKAVISRLSRELSETRARMSDMRGELSEEQKVELEHSQRQLKHREWEVNQLREKLSEMSSLVEEKDQALRAAADELSQAQRHCQVLRDASQQTLENTEDAPRTPVQLSEASQREPPSALAELGAKCRGLRHEETIQRQKEGLAELRARVKMLEKRQCSGAVKSDSEPLVVWMEDLPEKIVQQRGLELEPVPVLGEKLRAGKVPDHVPNGSSFRITNSTVSLEMAEATDMGEKMYLDVIGALGNLVEMKELSGMQPLQHLPQERRAEVGLQRQKALELLYKKIRNLQVRLERKEKVLKDYEESVEQLRQSQASLRRCQEEMSNLEDEAHRGAEEKALLREALERMQLQLDQEKRLWQAAKRHKPGATKTLCSGKPKARGGAARLGRSWEQHHRDLH is encoded by the exons ATGCGAGCTTTCCTAAAGAGCTCGGAGGGGTGTTTCCAGCTGAAATCCTACACCACGACCATCGGGAGCCACAGAGGGGCCGACATCGTCCTGCAG TCTGCAGGGGTAGCAGAGCGCCATGCAGCCCTGGAATTCTCCGCCTCAGACAACAGCTTCATCCTTCAGGACTTCAACTCCCCCCACGGCACCTTTGTCAACAGCTGCCAGGTGCAGAACGCGGCCGTCAGGGTGAGGCCTGGGGACATCCTGAGCTTCGGCACCGCGGGAGCCTCCTTCGAGCTGGTGCTGGATGGGGCTGCCCAG GGGCAGCTTCCCCCCAActccctgggcagaggggcccccagagcccctggcCATGTGCCCCATCTGGTGCTGCCAAGGCGACCTGCGAgtgccagggacaggagcgcAGCCAGTGCCACCTCTATGGACACATCCAGCAGGACCTCTGCCCTGAGGCCAG TCTCAGCCAGCTTCTCAGGGGGTGGTGCCAGCAGTGTGGGGAGAGCCCCTTCCCTGGGGCCTCACAAGGTGGATCTCCTCCTGCAGGGGAAG CAgggtgagaagctgctggagaaggaaGTGGGCCACCTTTTTGGTTTGCAAACAGAGTTAAAGGGGAAGGATGTGGTGGTGAGAGACCTACAGGAGGAGATCGCAGCCATGGCAAAgaaactggcccaggcagccaTGAGGAACGAGGCTGAGCTGACCCAGAAGCTGCTCACCTTCAACCAAGAGCTGGGAGCCCAAACAGAGGAGATCAAAGCCCTGAGGGAACAG ATCAATGACCTGCAGAAAAGCTCAAACCAAGTTTTCAGCCATTCCCTCCACGAGAGAGACCTGGAGATCGGGAGGCTGCGGAGGGAAAGTGAGAAGTTGAAGAAGGACCAGGCTTTGACTGCAG GTCTGCTGAGCAACATGCAAAGAGAACTCCTGCAAAAGGAGCAGAaaatccagcagctccagcaagaGACTGAAAAACTGAGTAAGGAAAACCGAGAGAAGGACAAGCAGCTGGCTGTGGTTTCAGCCAAG TGCTCGAGAATTAAAGAAGAAACAAAGCACGAACTCAGAGAGCAAGAACTAATCTCCTGCAGAAAT CACATCGAGGAGCTGCAGCGGgacctgcaggggctgcagggggagatCCAGAAGCATGAGAGTGTCCAGAAGCAACTGGCTGAGAAAGCCAAG gcagaggaggagctgaaggcagCGTGGTCACAGCAGGAGCGGCAGCTGCGGGAGATGGAGCGCAGGGAGCGCCTGCTGCAGTCTAACATGCAGAGAGCTGGGGAGCAG ctggagtcCTTCAAGACCCGAGTGATGCAAGCCTGTTCTCCATCAGcagctggcagcacagggaaagctgtagcagagcagcag GTGATAGAGAAGGTCAGGCAGATCTCTGATGAGAACCAACAAAGTCATGAGAGAGAGAAGAGCCTGCAGAAGGAATTAAGCTCCAGGCTCGCAAAGGAGAGGGAAGTGTCTGCAAACATCGAGGTGTTTAAGAACTCCTTGCAGAAGCTCCAG GCGTGCCTGAGGAGcccctgcagcagtgccagcctgcggggggagctggggcagctggagctgctgtgcctggatCCCTCTGTCTCAGCCATCAGGACAGCAGTGGTGGACATGGCACgtggtcccctgtcctggctggagggtgcagagcagctcctggacaGCGTGAGGATGGACCTGCACACCTCTGGCAAAG GGCTGTTGGCTGCTCTCGGGAGCTTGTTGGAAAAGAGCCAGGAGATGGCACAGAGGAATCAGATGTTGCAG GAGCAATTAGAgaagctccaggagctgcaggcagagctgctgcaggagcacacaAGGGAGCTGGAAGCAAAGCATGAGCAAGACTTACAGATAAAAATCCAGCAAATTGTCCTGGAAAAGGACAAGGAGAGCAAACAG ATTCTGGAAAGCGCTGTCACTGAGGAGAAGGACAAGTGCAAGAAATCTGTGGAGGAAGAACAGAGGAAGATCCAAGAGTTAGAAAGCCACCTTAGAAGCATGGCTGAG GAAACAGCAAagagggcagaggagcaggaattGACAGAGGGAAAGCTGAGAGAAGCTTTGCACGAGTTGAAGCAAATCACTGCACAAGAG GCTGTGTTACAGCAGCAGgtgctccagcagagccaacagctcagggctgtgcaggaggaaaATGAGCTGCAGAGGCAGAAACTGCAAGAAGAGGTGGCAGGATATAGGGAGCAAAGCAGGCAGCATTCCCTGACCATCCTGGCTTTAGAGGACAGGCTGCTCGAGGCCACTCAGCAGCAGAAGgtgctggaggaggaaaaggcagCACTTGTGGAAAAGATGGAAG GACTTCAGTGTGATGCCCACAGCTCAGCATCGGGAGCTTGGCTGGAGATTTGTCCTGCCATGGAGTCTCATGCTTGTCTGAG GAAACTGCgggaggagctggcagtggtGCAGGGCATGCTCCTGGAAAAGAAGGCAGTCATCagcaggctcagcagggagctgtCAGAAACCAGAGCCAGGATGTCGGACATGAGAG GGGAGCTGAGTGAAGAGCAGAAGGTGGAGCTGGAGCACAGCCAGAGGCAGCTGAAACACCGGGAGTGGGAAGTGAACCAGCTCCGGGAGAAGCTCTCTGAGATGTCCAGCCTTGTGGAGGAGAAGGATCAggccctgagagcagcagctgatgaATTAAG CCAAGCCCAAAGGCACTGCCAGGTGCTGAGGGATGCTTCCCAACAAACACTGGAGAACACAGAGGATGCTCCCAGGACACCAGTGCAGCTGAGTGAAGCCTCCCAGCGG GAGCCACCATCAGCCTTGGCTGAGCTCGGAGCCAAGTGCCGAGGCCTCAGGCACGAGGAAACGATCCAGCGCCAGAAAGAAGGTTTGGCCGAGCTCCGGGCGAGAGTGAAGATGCTGGAGAAGAGACAGTGCTCAG GTGCTGTGAAGAGCGATTCAGAGCCACTGGTGGTCTGGATGGAAGACTTACCAGAGAAAATAGTCCAACAAAGAGGTCTTGAGCTGGAACCTGTTCCTGTGTTGGGAGAAAAACTGAGGGCTGGCAAG GTTCCTGACCATGTTCCTAATGGGAGCTCATTCAGGATCACCAACAGCACAGTGAGCTTGGAAATGGCTGAGGCGACAGACATGGGTGAGAAGATG TACCTTGATGTAATCGGTGCTCTGGGAAACCTGGTGGAGATGAAGGAGCTGTCAGGAAtgcagcctctgcagcaccTTCCTCAGGAGAGAAGGGCAGAAGTGGGACTGCAGAGacagaaggccctggagctgttgTACAAAAAGATCAGGAACCTCCAGGTTCGcctggaaaggaaagaaaaagtgcTGAAAGATTATGAGGAAAgtgtggagcagctcag GCAGAGCCAAGCTTCCCTGCGAAGGTGCCAGGAGGAGATGTCCAACCTGGAAGATGAAGCCCACAGGGGGGCAGAAGAGAAGGCCCTGCTGAGAGAGGCTCTGGAGAGgatgcagctccagctggacCAGGAGAAGAGGCTGTGGCAAGCGGCCAAACGGCACAAG CCTGGAGCCACAAAGACTCTCTGCTCGGGCAAGCCGAAGGCCAGGGGAGGTGCTGCCAGATTGGGAAGATCATGGGAGCAGCACCACAGGGACCTTCACTAG